The following proteins come from a genomic window of Ammospiza nelsoni isolate bAmmNel1 chromosome 6, bAmmNel1.pri, whole genome shotgun sequence:
- the LOC132074284 gene encoding acyl-CoA 6-desaturase-like, which translates to MGKGGEQGGDSGEPAAQIRFYTWEEIQKHNLRTDKWLVIERKVYNVTKWAKRHPGGQRVISHCAGEDATDAFQAFHINPTLVQKFLKPLLIGELAPGEPSQDRDKNSQLVEDFRTLRKTAEDMNLFQASPLFFSCYLGHIIVMEVLAWLMISYFGTGWITTLILACILTTSQAQAGWLQHDFGHLSVFKKSSWNHIVHKFVIGHLKGASANWWNHRHFQHHAKPNIFQKDPDVNMLHIFVLGDTQPVEYGKKKLKYLPYNHQHEYFFLIFPPLLIPVYFQIQIISTMIKRRFWADLAWAISYYLRYFITYIPFYGVLGSLCLLTFVRFLESHWFVWVTQMNHIPMEIDSEKHRDWLSSQMAATCNIEQSFFNDWFTGHLNFQIEHHLFPTMPRHNFWKVKPLVKSLCAKYGVHYEEKPLGKAFVDIVGSLKKSGDLWLDAYLHK; encoded by the exons ATGGGGAAAGGGGGTGAGCAAGGGGGGGACTCGGGGGAGCCGGCGGCGCAGATCCGCTTCTACACCTGGGAGGAGATCCAGAAGCACAACCTGAGGACGGACAAGTGGCTGGTGATAGAGCGAAAGGTTTATAATGTCACCAAGTGGGCAAAGAGGCACCCGGGGGGCCAGCGAGTCATCAGCCACTGCGCCGGCGAAGATGCCACG GATGCATTCCAGGCCTTCCACATCAATCCCACCTTGGTGCAGAAGTTTCTCAAGCCCTTGCTTATTGGAGAACTCGCTCCAGGGGAGCCCAGCCAGGACCGAGACAAAAAT TCCCAGCTGGTGGAAGATTTCCGGACCCTGAGGAAGACAGCAGAGGACATGAACCTGTTCCAAGCCAGCCCCTTGTTCTTCTCCTGTTACCTGGGACACATCATCGTCATGGAAGTTTTGGCTTGGCTCATGATTTCCTACTTTGGGACCGGCTGGATCACAACCCTCATCCTTGCCTGCATCCTTACAACTTCCCAG GCCCAGGCAGGGTGGCTGCAACATGATTTTGGACACCTCTCTGTCTTCAAGAAGTCTTCCTGGAACCACATCGTCCACAAGTTTGTCATTGGGCACCTGAAG GGTGCCTCTGCAAACTGGTGGAACCACCGCCACTTCCAGCACCACGCCAAGCCCAACATCTTCCAGAAGGACCCAGATGTGAACATGCTACACATTTTTGTCCTGGGAGACACACAGCCCGTTGAG TATGGCAAGAAGAAGCTGAAGTACCTGCCTTACAACCACCAGCACGAGTACTTCTTCCTCA TCTTCCCACCTCTGCTCATCCCTGTGTATTTCCAAATCCAAATCATCTCGACCATGATCAAGCGCAGGTTCTGGGCG GACCTGGCCTGGGCCATCAGCTACTACCTGCGCTATTTCATCACCTACATCCCGTTCTACGGCGTCCTGGGATCCCTGTGTCTCCTCACGTTTGTCAG GTTTCTGGAGAGTCACTGGTTTGTGTGGGTCACCCAGATGAATCACATTCCAATGGAAATTGATTCTGAGAAGCACAGAGACTGGCTGAGCTCCCAG ATGGCAGCAACCTGCAACATTGAGCAGTCCTTTTTCAACGACTGGTTCACCGGGCACCTGAACTTCCAGATCGAGCACCA CCTGTTTCCAACAATGCCACGGCACAACTTCTGGAAGGTGAAGCCTTTGGTGAAGTCTTTATGTGCCAAGTATGGAGTCCACTATGAGGAGAAGCCTCTCGGGAAAGCGTTCGTAGACATCGTTGG GTCCCTCAAGAAATCTGGAGATCTCTGGCTGGATGCTTATCTCCATAAGTGA
- the RAB3IL1 gene encoding guanine nucleotide exchange factor for Rab-3A isoform X3: MLRGQVSLEEESQNPPAVGHWKPLMPSKGDKEEPEGGCQDAGGVHEPQSTEQLNVSRLRSSSVEIREKGSEFLRDELHKAQKELKLKDKECERLSKVREQLEQELEELTASLFEEAHKMVREANTKQAAAEKQLREARGKIDMLQAEVTALKTLVITSTPSSPNRELHPQLQSPSKGGFRKGHGRNKSTSSAMVSAASQNVAPEPVSRECRESGFPALLSLLLCILPGKAIHITYEPGWQALGADASSFSSSSRQVDSILFAEFQAWKESPTLDKSCSFLDRIYREDVGPCLDFTKQELSELVRVAVEQNTLTIEPVAFQAVPVGKVAAEECGGPKKCALSGLPRTCKHRIMLGDSGNYYYISPSCRARITAVCNFFTYIRYIQQGLVRQDVELMYWEVMRLRREMSLAKLGFYPSEM, translated from the exons CCAGGTCAGTTTGGAGGAAGAGAGCCAGAATCCACCTGCTGTGGGACACTGGAAGCCCCTGATGCCATCCAAAGGTGACAAGGAGGAGCCAGAGGGTGGATGCCAGGATGCTGGAGGTGTGCATGAACCCCAATCCACGGAGCAGCTCAACGTGTCCCGGCTGCGCAGCTCCTCGGTGGAGATCCGGGAAAAGGGCTCGGAGTTCCTGAGGGATGAGCTGCACAAAGCACAGAAG GAGCTGAAGCTCAAGGACAAAGAATGTGAGAGATTGTCAAAAGTCCgggaacagctggagcaggagctggaggagttAACAGCCAGCCTGTTTGAG GAAGCCCACAAGATGGTGAGAGAAGCCAACACCaaacaggctgcagcagagaaacAGCTCAGGGAGGCCCGGGGCAAG ATTGAcatgctgcaggcagaggtgaCAGCCCTGAAGACGCTGGTGATCACATCCACACCGTCCTCCCCGAACCGGGAGCTGCACCCTCAGCTGCAGAGCCCTTCCAAAGGTGGCTTCAGGAAGGGCCATGGGAGGAACAAAAGCACCAGCAGTGCCATGGTGTCAGCTGCCAGCCAGAACGTGGCTCCAGAGCCTGTCAGCCGCGAGTGCAGAGAG TCTGGTTTCCCTGctcttctctccctgctcctttgCATCCTCCCTGGGAAGGCTATCCACATCACCTatgagccaggctggcaggccTTGGGAGCAGAtgcttcctccttctcctcttcctcacgGCAG GTCGACTCCATTTTATTTGCTGAGTTCCAGGCCTGGAAGGAATCTCCAACTCTGGACaaatcctgctccttcctggaCAGAATTTACCGAGAAGATGTAGGACCTTGTCTGGACTTCACCAAGCAGGAG ctgtcGGAGCTGGTGCGAGTGGCAGTGGAGCAGAACACCCTCACCATCGAGCCCGTGGCTttccaggctgtccctgtgggGAAGGTGGCAGCAGAAGAGTGTGGTGGCCCCAA GAAGTGTGCTCTGAGCGGCCTCCCCAGGACCTGCAAGCACCGGATCATGCTGGGGGATTCTGGGAATTACTACTACATTTCCCCttcctgcagggccagg ATCACAGCAGTGTGCAACTTCTTCACCTACATCCGCTATATCCAGCAAGGCCTGGTGAGGCAGGATG TGGAGCTGATGTACTGGGAGGTCATGCGGCTCCGCAGGGAGATGTCTCTGGCCAAACTTGGATTTTATCCCAGCGAGAtgtga